A genomic segment from Pediococcus acidilactici encodes:
- a CDS encoding Xaa-Pro dipeptidyl-peptidase: MKNNQFGRIDIDQDEEIKELKAIHFIDQELLANPKAQFEDFLRRSFLISTQESTFQQKLGNLLATPNQTAADFFAGAEPLTLDIFYLISLQLLQFEAGIDFAVTDPRAAVAKINLPRIALDALETSADVAHAWYAILTTHTKNGETYLDHLTQQGYFTPFYATTTAPLFFNGKAQAVFDPHQIIREVVYVEAPLDTDHDGKRDLLKAEILRPAQTNQDYRAPILYTASPYNQGTNDHWGEQVTHDVDVPLTEKPVNRLTREDVTAKPYAPELPPERQVKGQAEHACEHFAREQPYTLNNYFLTRGFAVVYAAGIGTRDSEGLRDTGSVAETISTTAIIEWLAGNRRAFTNKTDNIEIKADWCNHKIAMTGRSYLGTLATAAATTGVEGLETIISEAAISSWYDYYRDGGLVAAPDTFQGEDMDVLAAEVFSRQKDLGDALKVRGKFDQVLNRINHDQDRQSGNYSRYWDSRNYLNQAKNIKADLILVHGLNDWNVKPRNVANLWDAVRDLPINKKVILHQGQHIYINNFRSIDFTDMMNLWLSYKLFGVENNAPEVLPNVIIQDNVEPETWHTYPDWQDANDEVREFTLQAKTLVDANLPTKNEAASFKDVLDPEVFEMYKNNLTQWHTDLLNTEHATNGKNQMRDNRLIFKSAQLDRDWYIDGAAEVKVNVAVNKPFGMLSFQLVDFGDARRLNVSPSLIQPRSLSGSYDWRTDDLREFTQQKSVTPWKMISKGHINLQNRTNNYRVDKVVPNQFYDVTLQLQPTFYHLPAGHQLGLVIYATDFETTIRGNQDLQYSLQLNQSHLKVRLANVISDRS, translated from the coding sequence ATGAAAAACAATCAATTTGGCCGAATCGATATTGACCAAGATGAAGAAATTAAAGAACTAAAGGCAATTCATTTTATCGATCAGGAATTGCTTGCCAATCCTAAGGCACAGTTTGAGGATTTTCTCAGACGCTCCTTTTTAATCAGCACCCAAGAGTCCACTTTTCAACAAAAGTTAGGCAACCTACTTGCAACGCCTAACCAAACTGCGGCAGATTTTTTTGCGGGTGCCGAACCCTTAACTCTGGACATTTTTTATTTGATCTCTTTGCAGCTTTTACAATTCGAAGCCGGAATTGATTTTGCAGTTACCGACCCCCGAGCCGCAGTTGCTAAAATCAACTTACCTCGGATTGCTCTTGATGCTCTTGAAACTAGCGCAGACGTCGCCCATGCCTGGTACGCCATTTTAACGACTCACACCAAAAATGGAGAAACCTACCTTGATCACCTTACCCAACAAGGTTATTTCACCCCATTTTATGCAACCACGACCGCTCCGTTATTCTTTAATGGAAAGGCTCAAGCCGTTTTTGATCCTCACCAGATTATTCGGGAGGTCGTTTACGTAGAAGCTCCGTTAGATACCGACCACGATGGCAAACGTGATTTACTAAAAGCAGAAATTTTACGCCCAGCTCAAACTAATCAGGATTACCGAGCTCCGATTTTGTATACCGCAAGCCCCTACAACCAAGGAACTAACGACCATTGGGGAGAGCAAGTAACTCATGATGTTGACGTACCTTTAACTGAAAAACCAGTCAACCGCCTCACTCGTGAAGACGTAACGGCTAAACCTTACGCTCCAGAACTACCACCCGAACGACAAGTTAAGGGGCAAGCTGAACATGCTTGCGAACACTTTGCCCGCGAACAACCTTACACCTTAAATAATTATTTTCTAACTCGTGGGTTTGCGGTAGTTTACGCGGCGGGGATTGGAACTCGTGATTCAGAAGGACTTCGAGATACCGGTTCGGTTGCGGAAACCATTTCTACCACGGCAATTATTGAATGGCTTGCGGGAAATCGGCGAGCGTTCACTAACAAAACTGATAACATTGAGATCAAGGCGGACTGGTGCAACCATAAAATCGCCATGACCGGTCGTTCTTACTTAGGTACGTTAGCCACTGCGGCAGCCACTACCGGGGTCGAAGGTCTCGAAACCATCATCTCGGAAGCAGCCATTTCAAGTTGGTACGATTATTACCGGGACGGCGGTTTGGTAGCAGCTCCCGATACTTTCCAAGGTGAAGATATGGACGTCCTCGCTGCCGAAGTCTTTAGTCGGCAAAAAGACCTTGGGGATGCTTTGAAAGTTCGTGGAAAATTTGATCAAGTTCTAAACCGTATCAACCATGATCAAGACCGGCAGAGCGGTAACTATTCCCGTTATTGGGATAGTCGCAACTACCTTAACCAAGCCAAAAACATCAAGGCTGACCTAATTTTAGTGCACGGCTTGAATGACTGGAACGTTAAACCTCGCAACGTTGCTAACCTGTGGGATGCCGTTCGTGATCTACCAATTAATAAAAAAGTTATTCTTCATCAAGGGCAGCACATTTACATCAACAACTTCCGGTCCATCGACTTTACCGACATGATGAACTTATGGTTGAGCTATAAATTGTTTGGCGTGGAAAATAACGCTCCTGAAGTATTGCCAAACGTAATTATCCAAGACAACGTGGAACCCGAAACTTGGCATACTTATCCCGATTGGCAAGATGCAAATGACGAAGTGCGCGAATTCACTCTTCAAGCCAAAACCCTTGTGGACGCCAACTTGCCAACTAAAAACGAGGCCGCCTCGTTTAAAGACGTCCTCGATCCGGAAGTTTTTGAAATGTACAAAAATAACCTTACGCAGTGGCATACCGACCTTCTTAATACGGAACACGCCACCAATGGTAAAAATCAAATGCGGGATAACCGGTTGATTTTCAAGTCGGCTCAACTTGATCGCGACTGGTACATTGATGGTGCGGCCGAAGTTAAAGTTAATGTGGCGGTTAATAAACCATTTGGGATGCTTAGTTTTCAACTAGTTGATTTCGGCGATGCCCGGCGCCTAAACGTTTCTCCAAGCCTAATCCAGCCCCGTTCATTAAGCGGTAGTTACGACTGGCGAACCGACGACTTGCGAGAATTTACGCAACAAAAGAGCGTCACCCCGTGGAAAATGATTAGCAAGGGCCACATTAATCTGCAGAACCGGACTAACAACTACCGGGTTGACAAGGTTGTTCCTAATCAATTCTATGACGTAACGCTCCAATTGCAACCAACGTTCTATCACCTACCTGCAGGCCACCAATTAGGATTGGTAATTTACGCCACCGACTTTGAAACCACCATTCGGGGTAACCAAGACCTGCAATATTCGTTGCAACTTAATCAAAGCCACTTAAAGGTGCGGCTTGCCAACGTAATATCCGACCGTTCGTAA
- a CDS encoding NCS2 family permease produces the protein MDKTFHLSENQTTVKREVLAGLTTFVSMAYILFVNPSILGQAGMDKGAVFTATALSAIIGCVLMAFLANYPIAVAPGLGDNAFFTFSVVLGMGIPWPKAMAGVFIASVLFTILSLVKVREMVIDAISQDLKLAMAAGIGIFIAFIGLQGGGLVTASKTSLVEMGSLSVPTTWLTIFGVFVIAILMARKVPGSIFIGLVATALLGLITGLIKMPTSIISLAPSMKPTFGVGIHNLPSILDPQMWAVVLILLLVAFFDTAGTLIGLAQQAGIMKNNKMPRIGQALMADSFSMLAGSVMGTTPTSAYVESSAGIAVGGKTGLTSLTVGVLFVFSMLFSPLLTVVTTQVTAPALIIVGVLMASALREIQWDKFEIAMPAFLTIIGMPLTYNISYGMAFGFLTYPILMTVAGRRKEVNYIVWILMFAFVLMLYVLNMLPK, from the coding sequence TTGGACAAAACGTTTCATCTAAGTGAAAACCAAACCACTGTGAAACGGGAAGTTTTAGCAGGGTTAACAACGTTTGTTTCGATGGCGTATATTTTATTTGTAAATCCTAGTATTTTGGGGCAGGCTGGGATGGATAAGGGTGCAGTATTTACTGCAACGGCACTTTCCGCAATTATTGGTTGTGTACTAATGGCGTTTTTAGCTAATTATCCAATCGCGGTCGCTCCCGGTTTGGGGGATAATGCCTTTTTTACCTTTTCCGTGGTTTTAGGAATGGGGATTCCGTGGCCTAAGGCAATGGCTGGAGTATTTATTGCTTCGGTGTTATTTACGATTCTTTCTTTGGTGAAAGTTCGTGAAATGGTGATTGACGCAATCTCGCAAGATTTAAAGTTGGCAATGGCTGCTGGAATTGGTATTTTTATTGCATTTATTGGCCTACAAGGTGGGGGATTAGTCACGGCTAGTAAAACGTCCCTAGTTGAAATGGGGTCATTGTCGGTGCCAACGACTTGGCTAACAATTTTTGGTGTGTTTGTAATTGCAATTTTAATGGCGCGTAAAGTTCCTGGCTCAATTTTTATTGGACTAGTAGCAACCGCATTATTAGGCTTAATTACGGGTTTAATTAAAATGCCAACTAGCATCATTTCACTCGCTCCTAGTATGAAACCAACCTTTGGAGTAGGAATTCACAACTTGCCTTCGATCCTTGACCCACAAATGTGGGCAGTTGTGCTGATTTTGTTATTAGTTGCTTTCTTTGATACTGCAGGGACACTAATTGGTTTGGCGCAACAAGCTGGAATTATGAAAAATAATAAGATGCCTCGGATTGGTCAAGCGCTCATGGCAGACTCATTTTCAATGCTTGCTGGTTCCGTAATGGGAACGACCCCTACCTCAGCTTACGTAGAGTCTTCTGCGGGAATTGCCGTAGGTGGGAAAACTGGATTAACCTCATTAACGGTGGGAGTGCTCTTCGTCTTCAGTATGCTATTTTCTCCACTATTAACGGTAGTTACCACGCAAGTTACTGCACCAGCATTAATTATTGTTGGGGTGTTGATGGCTTCAGCATTAAGAGAGATTCAATGGGATAAGTTTGAAATTGCGATGCCAGCGTTCTTGACAATTATCGGTATGCCATTAACGTATAATATTTCCTATGGGATGGCATTTGGTTTTCTAACTTACCCAATCCTTATGACCGTAGCAGGTCGGCGCAAGGAAGTTAACTATATTGTTTGGATATTAATGTTTGCCTTCGTGTTAATGCTTTACGTATTGAATATGTTACCAAAATAA
- a CDS encoding amino acid permease translates to MQLKHNIFRKESLANYLKVDSQFEKTLGAKDLLALGIGAVIGTGIFILPGTVAALKAGPSITLSFVIAALVCALAGMCYAEFAASIPVAGSAYSYGTIIYGELLGWLLGWALILEYVLAVAAVSTGWSAYFGSLVKGFGGHLPAAIAGPFDPQHGTYINLFAVIIVLLIGFLLNRGFKSSIRINNLMVFVKIAIILIFIGVGIFYVKPSNWQPYFPFGIHGTLAGASTVFFAYLGFDTVSASAAEVKNPAKNMPIGIIGTLIVATIFYVAVAVVLTGMVPYSQLNVANPVSFALQLVHQNWIAGLLSVGALAGMTTMMISMIYGSSRLVYATGRDGLLPRLLGQLEGPHRSPKNALVVVTIFIALLGGFVPLDQLTNLVNMGTLFAFGLISLGVIPLRRRTDIPGTGFKVPGYPVIPIISVIACVYLISTLSLETWIGSAIWFAIGLIIYFSYGMRHSKLAE, encoded by the coding sequence ATGCAACTAAAACATAATATTTTTCGTAAAGAATCGTTAGCTAATTATCTGAAAGTAGATTCTCAATTTGAAAAGACGCTAGGTGCTAAGGATCTCTTAGCCTTAGGAATTGGTGCGGTGATTGGGACCGGGATTTTTATCCTTCCTGGAACCGTGGCGGCGTTAAAAGCCGGTCCTTCAATCACCCTTTCATTCGTGATTGCTGCCTTAGTTTGTGCTCTGGCAGGGATGTGTTACGCAGAATTTGCCGCTTCAATTCCCGTTGCAGGAAGTGCCTACTCCTACGGAACCATTATTTACGGCGAACTACTCGGCTGGCTGCTAGGTTGGGCATTGATTTTAGAGTACGTCCTGGCGGTGGCGGCAGTTTCCACCGGGTGGTCCGCTTACTTCGGATCTTTAGTTAAGGGATTTGGTGGTCATCTGCCCGCCGCGATTGCTGGACCATTTGATCCGCAACACGGAACCTATATTAATTTATTTGCCGTAATCATCGTACTTTTAATCGGTTTTCTACTCAACCGAGGTTTTAAATCTTCGATTCGAATTAATAATTTAATGGTTTTCGTCAAAATTGCGATTATTTTGATCTTTATCGGTGTGGGTATTTTTTACGTTAAACCAAGTAACTGGCAACCGTACTTTCCATTTGGAATTCACGGGACCTTGGCCGGTGCATCCACCGTCTTCTTTGCTTACTTAGGTTTTGACACCGTTTCGGCATCCGCAGCAGAAGTTAAAAATCCAGCTAAAAACATGCCTATTGGAATCATCGGTACATTGATTGTTGCCACAATCTTTTACGTAGCGGTAGCAGTGGTCCTAACTGGAATGGTGCCTTATAGCCAACTCAACGTGGCCAACCCCGTATCCTTCGCCTTACAACTAGTCCACCAAAATTGGATTGCTGGATTGCTATCTGTAGGTGCCTTGGCTGGGATGACCACCATGATGATTTCCATGATTTATGGTAGTTCTCGTTTAGTTTACGCAACCGGGCGGGACGGTCTCTTGCCGCGCTTGCTAGGCCAACTAGAAGGCCCGCACCGGTCTCCTAAAAACGCTTTGGTAGTCGTTACGATTTTCATCGCGCTACTCGGCGGTTTCGTTCCCCTTGACCAGCTTACCAACCTAGTAAACATGGGAACGCTGTTTGCCTTCGGACTAATTTCGTTAGGGGTAATCCCCTTACGTCGCCGAACTGACATCCCAGGGACCGGCTTTAAAGTACCTGGTTACCCAGTGATCCCAATCATTTCAGTTATCGCGTGTGTTTACTTGATTTCGACCCTTTCATTAGAAACTTGGATTGGTTCGGCAATCTGGTTTGCAATCGGCTTAATCATTTACTTTAGCTATGGCATGCGACATAGTAAATTGGCTGAATAA
- a CDS encoding NUDIX domain-containing protein, translated as MALELDGGAVVYQMRAGIPYYLLLKSATSGFWGFPKGHLENTESAIEAAEREIREETGIVTRVDDRFYDVLNYRVGENDKKVTLFTARVPEDTVVRLQKEEISMAAWLDYAAARKRLTYLNLKQALDNADQYVRKAEQQ; from the coding sequence ATGGCTTTAGAATTGGATGGTGGAGCAGTAGTTTACCAAATGCGTGCGGGAATTCCGTATTATTTATTATTAAAGAGCGCTACAAGCGGCTTTTGGGGCTTTCCTAAGGGACATTTAGAAAACACGGAATCAGCGATTGAAGCGGCCGAACGAGAAATTAGGGAAGAAACGGGCATTGTTACTAGGGTCGACGACCGGTTCTACGATGTTTTAAACTATCGGGTTGGCGAAAATGATAAAAAAGTAACTTTGTTTACGGCCCGGGTTCCAGAAGACACGGTGGTGCGTTTGCAAAAAGAAGAAATCAGTATGGCGGCGTGGCTTGATTATGCAGCTGCGAGAAAAAGGCTAACCTACCTCAACTTAAAGCAGGCGTTAGACAACGCAGACCAATATGTTCGGAAAGCCGAGCAGCAATAA
- a CDS encoding guanylate kinase, with amino-acid sequence MNKIIVIAGPTGSGKTTVADYFNQRYGVAKVITHTTRPQRTNERQGVDYYFETAESFDQNHYLEQVQYAHYRYGSSYEGLTQAWQKNPVACIVLDTAGAITYQQKLGDQVAILFLRVQKEDTLKKRLLKRGDSLASITKRINSPEYRRDMELPKELQGKATVIDNDDWQTTKQKLDAFYMEIKKQTLDV; translated from the coding sequence ATGAATAAGATTATTGTAATAGCAGGGCCTACGGGTTCGGGAAAAACCACGGTGGCAGATTATTTTAACCAACGTTACGGAGTTGCAAAAGTAATTACCCACACCACTCGCCCTCAAAGAACTAACGAAAGGCAGGGGGTAGATTATTATTTTGAAACGGCGGAGTCGTTCGACCAGAATCATTATTTGGAACAAGTTCAATACGCGCATTACCGGTACGGTTCCTCTTATGAAGGGCTCACCCAAGCGTGGCAAAAGAATCCGGTTGCTTGCATAGTGTTGGATACGGCCGGTGCGATTACCTACCAACAAAAATTAGGTGATCAAGTAGCAATTTTATTTTTGCGAGTTCAAAAAGAGGACACGCTGAAAAAAAGGTTGTTAAAGCGGGGCGATAGTTTAGCATCAATTACTAAACGAATTAATAGTCCCGAATATCGTCGTGATATGGAATTGCCAAAAGAACTACAAGGGAAAGCAACCGTAATCGACAACGATGATTGGCAAACTACTAAACAAAAGCTTGATGCATTTTATATGGAAATTAAAAAGCAGACGTTGGACGTTTAA
- a CDS encoding transcriptional repressor, whose protein sequence is MDKSPIAIAIKILKANGYKITRQRQSLLELLAQSGDRYLELTELDRLMRLEFPKMSHNTIYRNVKEFAALGIVEENQNESDGKTEVKLDCNEHHAHHHHFICNQCGKVQELKMCPLSFFSDQLPGAEITGHHFELYGVCAECAENARVTK, encoded by the coding sequence GTGGATAAAAGCCCAATTGCGATTGCGATTAAAATATTGAAAGCGAATGGCTATAAAATTACGCGTCAACGGCAGAGTTTGTTAGAGCTACTTGCACAAAGTGGTGATCGTTATCTGGAATTAACCGAATTAGACCGCTTGATGCGCCTAGAATTTCCAAAAATGAGTCACAACACGATTTACCGAAACGTTAAAGAATTTGCGGCGCTGGGGATTGTTGAAGAAAACCAAAATGAAAGTGATGGAAAGACGGAAGTAAAGTTGGATTGTAACGAACACCACGCGCACCATCATCACTTTATCTGCAACCAATGTGGAAAAGTACAGGAGTTAAAAATGTGTCCATTAAGCTTTTTTAGCGATCAGCTCCCAGGTGCTGAGATCACCGGACACCATTTTGAATTGTACGGCGTTTGTGCGGAGTGTGCAGAAAATGCCCGCGTAACAAAATAA
- a CDS encoding amino acid ABC transporter ATP-binding protein, giving the protein MIEFHNVEKYYGKFHALTNVNLTIEKGETVVLIGPSGSGKSTLIRTINGLESIDSGQLIVNGFDLANRQTNINKIRREVGMVFQHFNLYDNKSVLENIMLAPRVVLKRPEEQNRQLAMELLDRVGLAEKADSMPAMLSGGQKQRIAIARSLAMQPKCILFDEPTSALDPEMIDDVLNVMKQIARDSAMTMVVVTHEMGFAREVGDRVIFMDGGRILEDDRKEEFFDGQPSNERARQFLSKIIKH; this is encoded by the coding sequence ATGATCGAATTTCATAATGTGGAAAAGTATTACGGAAAGTTTCATGCCTTAACCAACGTTAATCTAACCATTGAAAAGGGAGAAACGGTGGTGTTGATTGGACCATCTGGTTCAGGAAAAAGTACCTTGATTCGAACCATTAACGGTTTAGAGAGTATCGATAGTGGTCAATTAATTGTCAACGGATTTGACTTGGCTAACCGACAAACCAATATTAATAAGATTCGGCGAGAAGTGGGGATGGTTTTCCAGCATTTTAACTTGTACGATAACAAGTCCGTTTTAGAAAACATTATGTTAGCTCCCCGGGTCGTGCTTAAACGGCCCGAAGAGCAGAACCGGCAGTTAGCTATGGAATTGCTTGACCGAGTGGGACTAGCAGAAAAGGCTGATAGCATGCCTGCCATGTTGTCAGGAGGTCAAAAGCAACGGATTGCGATTGCTCGCAGTTTAGCTATGCAACCCAAATGCATCTTATTTGACGAACCAACTTCTGCGCTTGATCCCGAAATGATCGACGATGTTTTAAACGTAATGAAGCAAATTGCTCGTGATTCGGCCATGACGATGGTGGTAGTAACCCACGAAATGGGCTTTGCTCGCGAAGTAGGGGATCGGGTAATTTTCATGGACGGCGGACGAATTCTAGAGGATGACCGTAAGGAAGAGTTCTTTGACGGGCAACCATCTAACGAACGGGCTCGGCAATTTCTCAGTAAAATTATCAAACACTAG
- a CDS encoding glutamate ABC transporter substrate-binding protein, which yields MRRRFKMLFMGLTALLCLGFLSGCTKQEAKQRDAWQAAQQTKTLTWGVKADTKLFGLMDVKDSQIKGFDIDIAKALTKQMLGKDAQAKFVQVTSQTRIPLLKNGNLDAVIATMTITKDRQKVVDFSDSYFDAGQSLLVPKDSKIHSVKDLNHPGTKVIGVVGANSVSNVKKVAPKAQVIQLQDYAQALTALKSGQGAALTTDNGILFGMAVDNPQFKVVGKAFTKEPYGIAINQNQPALKKHINQALQEIIANGEYNRLIKKWFGDIPGFNYREVER from the coding sequence ATGCGCAGACGTTTTAAAATGCTTTTTATGGGGCTGACGGCGTTGCTTTGTCTAGGCTTTTTAAGCGGTTGTACAAAGCAGGAAGCAAAACAACGTGACGCTTGGCAAGCCGCTCAGCAAACTAAAACCCTTACTTGGGGCGTGAAGGCCGATACCAAGCTGTTTGGGTTAATGGACGTAAAGGACTCCCAAATTAAGGGGTTTGATATTGACATTGCTAAAGCGTTGACGAAGCAAATGCTGGGAAAAGACGCGCAGGCTAAGTTTGTTCAAGTAACTAGTCAAACCCGGATTCCACTGCTGAAGAATGGTAATTTGGATGCAGTGATTGCGACGATGACGATCACTAAGGACCGGCAAAAAGTAGTTGATTTTTCAGACTCCTATTTTGATGCCGGACAATCCCTGTTAGTTCCTAAAGACAGTAAGATCCACAGTGTAAAGGATTTAAACCATCCGGGGACTAAGGTGATTGGAGTGGTTGGTGCTAATTCGGTCAGCAACGTTAAAAAAGTTGCTCCTAAGGCACAGGTAATTCAGCTGCAAGATTATGCTCAAGCACTTACGGCACTAAAATCCGGACAGGGAGCGGCTTTAACTACGGATAACGGTATTTTATTTGGGATGGCGGTTGATAACCCCCAATTTAAAGTAGTCGGGAAGGCGTTCACTAAGGAACCTTATGGGATCGCCATTAACCAAAACCAACCAGCATTGAAGAAACACATTAACCAAGCGTTGCAAGAAATTATTGCAAACGGGGAGTATAACCGACTCATCAAGAAATGGTTTGGCGATATTCCTGGATTTAATTACCGGGAGGTGGAACGATGA
- a CDS encoding amino acid ABC transporter permease has translation MINILTNHSAELFSGLGQTLLCSLIALFFSLIIGSLFAIMEVLPSRLARTIGRIYVEVVRNIPLLVVTMFFYIVIPRYIPAVNGFTAGTIGLTIYTSAFIAETVRAGIQSVSGGQMEAARSNGMTFSQAMRYIVLPQAFKIVIPPLGNQFINLVKNSSVLAFVAGFDLMYVGNDIASTTFDTINSYLVVGVLYLIITMPLSYYMRYLEKRTNRGVA, from the coding sequence ATGATTAACATTTTAACTAATCATAGTGCAGAGCTCTTTAGTGGACTCGGACAAACGCTACTTTGTAGTTTGATTGCGTTATTTTTTAGTTTAATAATCGGTTCCCTTTTTGCTATCATGGAAGTTTTACCCAGCCGGTTAGCACGGACCATTGGACGTATTTATGTGGAAGTGGTTCGAAACATTCCGCTACTGGTAGTGACCATGTTCTTTTACATCGTGATTCCCCGGTACATTCCCGCCGTGAACGGCTTTACCGCCGGAACCATTGGATTGACCATTTACACTTCGGCTTTCATTGCCGAAACGGTGCGGGCGGGAATTCAATCGGTAAGTGGGGGCCAAATGGAAGCAGCCCGGTCAAACGGAATGACGTTTAGCCAAGCAATGCGTTATATTGTTTTGCCCCAGGCCTTTAAAATCGTGATTCCACCCCTCGGGAACCAATTTATTAACCTAGTTAAGAACTCCTCAGTGTTAGCTTTCGTGGCTGGATTTGACCTAATGTACGTGGGTAACGACATTGCCTCCACCACTTTTGACACGATTAACTCCTACCTAGTAGTGGGAGTACTGTATCTAATTATTACGATGCCGCTAAGTTACTACATGCGGTACCTAGAAAAACGGACGAATCGAGGTGTCGCCTAA
- a CDS encoding amino acid ABC transporter permease — translation MHAFMEAYSAVNLAFLLKGLWITIEVSVISIIFSYVLGGILGLIRYLNVRYLSAFVGLVIDVIRNLPLLLMFFFVYFGLPNLGIRLGILPSSILALTVFESAMIAEIIRGGIVSIDKGQMEGARANGLSYWQAMRYIILPQAQVRMIPALVSQFISLIKDTSLATIIMLPEMMYHAQIIYGQNTNYIIPMFVALAGMYFVVCYTLSIVSRKLEKKLA, via the coding sequence ATGCACGCATTTATGGAAGCCTATTCCGCGGTAAATTTAGCGTTCTTGTTAAAGGGGCTGTGGATAACTATTGAAGTTTCGGTGATTTCGATTATTTTTAGCTACGTGCTCGGTGGTATTCTTGGATTAATTCGGTACCTTAACGTGCGTTATTTATCAGCATTTGTGGGGCTTGTGATCGACGTAATTCGGAATTTACCCCTTTTGCTAATGTTTTTCTTCGTCTACTTTGGATTGCCTAATTTAGGAATTCGGTTGGGAATCTTACCATCTTCAATTTTGGCACTAACGGTGTTTGAATCAGCCATGATTGCGGAAATTATTCGGGGCGGAATTGTTTCGATCGATAAAGGCCAAATGGAAGGCGCCCGGGCGAACGGGTTATCGTATTGGCAAGCAATGCGTTACATTATTTTGCCACAGGCGCAGGTCCGGATGATTCCCGCTTTGGTTAGCCAATTCATTTCGTTGATTAAGGATACCTCTTTAGCGACGATCATCATGCTTCCGGAGATGATGTATCACGCGCAAATCATTTACGGGCAAAACACAAACTATATTATTCCAATGTTTGTAGCTCTAGCAGGAATGTACTTCGTGGTCTGCTATACGTTGTCGATCGTCTCGCGAAAACTAGAGAAGAAATTAGCCTAA